Proteins from a genomic interval of Hyalangium ruber:
- a CDS encoding SWIB/MDM2 domain-containing protein, with amino-acid sequence MAAKKAAAKKTTTAAKKAPAKKAAAGAKRKPNAAFMAEFTPSAELAAVVGSKPLPRTAVIKNIWDYIKKNSLNQGQLINLDDKLKAVYGNKKQIKMTEVAQAFKHLKK; translated from the coding sequence ATGGCCGCTAAGAAGGCTGCTGCGAAGAAGACGACCACCGCTGCGAAGAAGGCTCCTGCGAAGAAGGCCGCTGCTGGCGCCAAGCGTAAGCCGAACGCCGCGTTCATGGCGGAGTTCACCCCGTCTGCCGAGCTCGCCGCGGTTGTTGGGAGCAAGCCGCTGCCGCGCACCGCCGTCATCAAGAACATCTGGGACTACATCAAGAAGAACTCGCTCAACCAGGGCCAGCTCATCAACCTGGATGACAAGCTCAAGGCCGTCTACGGCAACAAGAAGCAGATCAAGATGACCGAGGTCGCCCAGGCCTTCAAGCACCTGAAGAAGTAG
- a CDS encoding NAD-dependent epimerase/dehydratase family protein has protein sequence MNVLITGGNGFLGTWLARALVARGDSVACLLRPSSDVSGLAGLPYTRVDGDVTDSASLERAVQGRDVVFHLAGIRRAATREEFMRVNAEGTRNLCEALVRAGGKARLVLCGSLAACGPSSLQRPHVEEDPFHPAEWYGESKGEAERITLSYADRLPVTVARPPRILGPGDHENLTFFKLVKKGIRLKIGGGPRPLTLVDVEDVVDLLLLLADRKEALGQAFFVAGDRPLTLEELQDIGAQTLGVHPRTVYLPPAVLKGLAATADVITQATGRKLPLNRKLARQLLAPAWTCSGAKAERLLGFRPRRDVVESIRRSAHWYQEQGWL, from the coding sequence ATGAACGTCCTCATCACCGGTGGAAACGGCTTCCTGGGTACCTGGCTCGCACGCGCGTTGGTCGCGCGGGGCGACAGCGTGGCGTGCCTGCTGAGGCCCTCGAGTGACGTCTCCGGCCTCGCGGGGCTGCCCTACACCCGCGTGGACGGGGACGTGACGGACAGCGCCTCGCTGGAGCGCGCCGTCCAGGGGCGAGACGTGGTGTTCCACCTGGCCGGCATCCGCCGCGCCGCCACGCGCGAGGAGTTCATGCGCGTCAACGCCGAGGGCACCCGCAACCTGTGCGAGGCCCTGGTGCGCGCCGGGGGCAAGGCCCGCCTGGTGCTCTGCGGCTCACTGGCCGCCTGTGGCCCCTCCTCCCTCCAGCGCCCCCACGTGGAGGAGGACCCCTTCCACCCCGCCGAGTGGTACGGCGAGAGCAAGGGCGAGGCCGAGCGCATCACCCTGTCCTACGCGGACCGGCTGCCCGTCACCGTGGCCCGCCCGCCCCGAATCCTCGGGCCCGGGGACCACGAGAACCTCACCTTCTTCAAGCTGGTGAAGAAGGGCATCCGCCTGAAGATTGGCGGCGGCCCCCGGCCCCTGACGCTGGTGGACGTGGAGGATGTGGTGGACCTGCTGCTGCTCTTGGCCGACCGGAAGGAGGCCCTCGGACAGGCCTTCTTCGTGGCGGGGGACCGGCCCCTCACCCTGGAGGAGCTGCAGGACATCGGCGCCCAGACGTTGGGTGTCCACCCTCGGACGGTGTACCTGCCCCCCGCGGTCCTCAAGGGCCTGGCGGCCACCGCGGACGTGATTACCCAGGCCACGGGCCGGAAACTGCCGCTGAACCGCAAGCTGGCGCGCCAGTTGCTGGCCCCCGCGTGGACATGCTCGGGGGCCAAGGCCGAGCGGCTGCTGGGCTTCCGGCCACGGAGAGACGTCGTGGAATCCATCCGCCGCAGTGCCCACTGGTACCAGGAGCAGGGCTGGTTGTAG
- a CDS encoding HAD family hydrolase: MPAKAAFYDVDGTLVKTNIVHVYAYYAMNRGSLLGMAGRSLTTAASLPLFGALDVLNRKVFNEFFYRYYQGLTEDRLLTVAEDMFEDVLKPALYDQSKDLIAEARRSGCRIVLVTGALDFTMRPLARYLGADELIANKMQFVGGVATGKVIPPIIEGAYKANAIRDYCAREGLSLAHCHGYSDSASDYAMLAIVGRPTAVNPDMRLRSLARAYNWPILDLK, from the coding sequence ATGCCCGCCAAAGCTGCCTTCTACGATGTCGACGGGACGCTCGTGAAGACGAACATCGTCCACGTCTACGCCTATTACGCGATGAACCGTGGCTCGCTCCTCGGCATGGCGGGGCGTTCGCTCACCACGGCCGCCAGCCTGCCGCTGTTCGGAGCCCTGGACGTCCTCAACCGCAAGGTCTTCAACGAGTTCTTCTACCGCTACTACCAGGGGCTCACCGAGGACCGACTGCTCACCGTCGCCGAGGACATGTTCGAGGACGTGCTCAAGCCCGCCCTCTATGACCAGTCCAAGGACCTCATCGCCGAGGCGCGCCGCTCCGGCTGCCGCATCGTCCTGGTCACCGGAGCCCTGGACTTCACCATGCGCCCGCTCGCCCGCTACCTCGGGGCGGACGAGCTCATCGCCAACAAGATGCAGTTCGTGGGGGGCGTGGCCACCGGCAAGGTGATTCCCCCCATCATCGAAGGCGCCTACAAGGCCAACGCCATCCGCGACTACTGCGCCCGCGAGGGCCTGTCGCTGGCCCACTGCCATGGCTACTCGGACAGCGCCTCGGACTACGCCATGCTGGCCATCGTCGGCCGGCCTACCGCCGTCAACCCGGACATGCGACTGCGCTCCCTGGCGCGCGCCTACAACTGGCCCATCCTCGATCTGAAGTAA
- a CDS encoding lactate racemase domain-containing protein, with translation MRPIKTLQKLYDEESQVVITEKGSPPRALFSGENFLLEDLPVGTRVIFPRPPMAGVPNVKAAIRWAINHPEGMDPLHALLRPGMKLTCVIDDISVPLPPMVTPDVRQTILEVVLELAADSGVDDIHLVIANALHRRMTEAEMRRMVGQKIHDAYYPDRYYNHDAEDPDGIIELERTTHNEVVALNRRVAESDLIVYVNVNFVPMNGGHKSMGTGVTNYASLRAHHNPKTIRDSDSYMEPKSSDLYRKNTRIGTVIDKHLKVFHIETTLNNRMFGAPLEFLGKKEEDYTEGDRLKLQAMRFALKRTPRAAARKIFNSVPAPYDVTGVFAGATEPTHAKTLEMSWKQYSVPVEGQSDIVIFPIPFVSPYSVNSILNPLLLQVMGLGYFFNLNRGIPLVKKGGVLILLHPAYDEFDPVQHPSYIEFFNRLLPETRDSMKLEHKYEREFAENPSYVHLYRKGNAYHGVHPFYMWYWGENGRQHVGKVIVAGAENNHVPGLLGWDRTDTLTEAIEEARGFMGRSATISLLRIAPTLLADVKL, from the coding sequence ATGCGCCCCATCAAGACGCTCCAGAAGCTGTACGACGAGGAAAGTCAGGTCGTCATCACCGAGAAGGGCAGCCCTCCGCGAGCCCTCTTCTCGGGCGAGAACTTCCTGCTCGAGGACCTGCCCGTCGGCACGCGGGTCATCTTCCCCCGCCCGCCCATGGCCGGCGTCCCGAACGTCAAGGCCGCCATCCGCTGGGCCATCAACCACCCGGAGGGCATGGACCCGCTGCACGCCCTGCTGCGCCCGGGCATGAAGCTGACGTGCGTCATCGACGACATCTCCGTGCCGCTGCCGCCCATGGTCACCCCGGACGTGCGGCAGACCATCCTCGAGGTGGTGCTGGAGCTGGCCGCCGACAGTGGCGTGGATGACATCCACCTGGTCATCGCCAACGCGCTGCACCGCCGCATGACCGAGGCGGAGATGCGGCGCATGGTGGGCCAGAAGATCCACGACGCCTACTACCCGGACCGCTACTACAACCACGACGCGGAAGACCCGGACGGCATCATCGAGCTGGAGCGCACCACCCACAACGAGGTGGTGGCCCTCAACCGCCGCGTGGCCGAGAGCGACCTCATCGTCTACGTGAACGTGAACTTCGTGCCGATGAACGGCGGCCACAAGTCCATGGGCACCGGCGTGACGAACTACGCCAGCCTCCGGGCGCACCACAACCCGAAGACCATCCGGGACTCCGACAGCTACATGGAGCCCAAGTCGAGCGACCTGTACCGGAAGAACACGCGCATCGGCACGGTCATCGACAAGCACCTGAAGGTCTTCCACATCGAGACGACGCTGAACAACCGCATGTTCGGCGCGCCCCTGGAGTTCCTCGGCAAGAAGGAGGAGGACTACACCGAGGGCGACCGGCTCAAGCTGCAGGCGATGCGCTTTGCCCTCAAGCGCACCCCGCGCGCGGCGGCCCGGAAGATCTTCAACTCGGTGCCGGCCCCCTATGACGTGACGGGGGTGTTCGCCGGGGCCACCGAGCCGACGCACGCCAAGACGCTGGAGATGAGCTGGAAGCAGTACTCCGTGCCGGTGGAGGGGCAGAGCGACATCGTCATCTTCCCCATCCCCTTCGTCTCGCCCTACAGCGTCAACTCCATCCTCAACCCGCTGCTGTTGCAGGTGATGGGGCTGGGCTACTTCTTCAACCTCAACCGCGGCATTCCGCTGGTGAAGAAGGGCGGCGTGCTGATTCTGCTGCACCCGGCGTACGACGAGTTCGACCCGGTGCAGCACCCCAGCTACATCGAGTTCTTCAACCGGCTGCTGCCGGAGACGCGCGACTCGATGAAGCTGGAGCACAAGTACGAGCGCGAGTTCGCCGAGAACCCCAGCTACGTCCACCTGTACCGCAAGGGCAATGCCTACCACGGCGTCCACCCCTTCTATATGTGGTACTGGGGCGAGAACGGCCGCCAGCACGTGGGCAAGGTCATCGTCGCCGGGGCGGAGAACAACCACGTCCCCGGGCTGCTCGGCTGGGACCGCACCGACACCCTCACCGAGGCCATCGAAGAGGCCCGCGGCTTCATGGGCCGCTCGGCCACCATCAGCCTGCTGCGCATCGCGCCCACCCTGCTCGCGGACGTGAAGCTCTAA
- a CDS encoding AMP-binding protein produces the protein MSQLPELNVSQVFTGKRLLFAGSTGFVGKVTLSMLLTRYGQELDKLYVLVRKGSAASAERRFFDKVAISEPFQPLRDAYGDEGALEFIRAKCEILDGDITDPNMGLTDAQVEALTGKVAAIVNCAGLVSFNPSLEVGLNVNTHGVKYVVELALKWNAPLIHMSTAFVAGNRSGLVFEDEEVLGYFPKKDELDGRDFNLEQELKDAERIVARLREQADDKALTSTFRKKALDRLEEEGRDVNDEKTLRLAVGRERKLWLTGELVRAGMERALHWGWPNTYTYTKSLGEQVMAATPGLRYSIVRPSIVESAMHFPFPGWNEGFTTSAPLAFAGLKGQRGIPAGHSTILDIIPVDKVAGATIGITAHALTVEERRVYHLASGDENPFYASRSVELVGLYRRRYYRHKEGGNALMNAVRSRVEPQPVSRQAFERFSAPAFVKGAQLLKKVIDEVRPTWGAPGVQALLDRAKTKLDDVEEQASSLAMLIELFLPFIWENRYVFRCDNTRSVYTRMAHSDRVKIPWDPEHIDWRAYWLETHLPGLEKWVFPGLEEETQKRTVIPAHRDLLELFEASVHAWRHRVAFRMFSDEREERFTYGEAHRYASRVGSALLRSGVKHGDRVLLVSENRPEWAISYFGILRAGATVVPVDPALTEAEVVNISRRAEAKALLISEQASEEFPGLITALQGGEKPPVVMSLAEAMAGDPAFPDRIGKVRKTAAADDVASLIFTSGTTGNPKGVMLTHRNFASLVAKLAGAFNIGVGDGLVSVLPLHHTFEFSAGFLTPFSRGAEITYIDELTSDRLGDVFETGRVTAMVGVPALWQLLHRKITQEMASRPPVVEQALKALMASHGELRNRSSVNLGKLLFWPVHRKFGGKVKFLVSGGSALPDEVHKAFHALGFNITEGYGLTEAAPVLAVAEPTNKRQPGTVGKPLPGIEIRIDSPDNEGIGEVLAKGPNIMAGYFGDRESTEAVLKEGWLHTGDLGRLDAEGRLYLVGRKKDVIIDANGKNVYPDELEDLYGIHTHIKELSIVGLPDEGGGEKVACLCVPDYKERPREEVRRELEEHFKNVSADMPFYRRVKVLRFWDGELPRTSTRKVKRKLVVEELKRLERLASSTEKAREKVTATGGVSDWLYPLIAEVVNRPLADVRPEARLSGDLGFDSLMLTELSVALEQAGVPLPAVNDLTQVNTVDDLRKLIVASGRRPAAEARAKEISEDNKRSEEMEIPVPDLVANLGRQLLTFGQKMLYGGAFDVKVTGKPFVPQNRNFLVIANHASHLDAGLIRTVLEEQGQKLVALAARDYFFDTALKRAYFENFTDLIPMDRHGSLRESLRLAGESLRMGYNLLIFPEGTRSVTGELLEFKPTLGYLALTYEVDVLPLYLKGTFEALPKGTMFPKSKELEVHIGPVLKYSDLRAKTQGMARSESYRYATRLAEEAIKALRAGRVLNLDAAATTEEQRRALGSTGGQDA, from the coding sequence ATGAGTCAGCTGCCCGAATTGAACGTCTCCCAGGTCTTCACCGGCAAGCGCCTGCTGTTCGCCGGCTCCACCGGCTTCGTGGGCAAGGTGACGCTGTCCATGCTCCTGACGCGCTACGGCCAGGAGCTCGACAAGCTCTATGTGCTGGTGCGCAAGGGCAGCGCCGCGTCCGCCGAGCGCCGCTTCTTCGACAAGGTCGCCATCAGCGAGCCCTTCCAGCCGCTGCGCGATGCGTACGGCGATGAGGGCGCGCTCGAGTTCATCCGCGCCAAGTGCGAGATCCTCGACGGCGACATCACCGACCCGAACATGGGGCTCACCGACGCGCAGGTGGAGGCGCTCACCGGCAAGGTGGCCGCCATCGTCAACTGCGCGGGCCTGGTGTCCTTCAACCCCTCGCTGGAAGTCGGCCTCAACGTCAACACCCACGGCGTGAAGTACGTGGTGGAGCTGGCGCTGAAGTGGAACGCGCCGCTCATCCACATGTCCACCGCCTTCGTGGCGGGCAACCGCAGCGGCCTCGTCTTCGAGGACGAGGAGGTGCTGGGCTACTTCCCCAAGAAGGACGAGCTGGACGGGCGCGACTTCAACCTGGAGCAGGAGCTCAAGGACGCCGAGCGCATCGTCGCGCGGCTGCGCGAGCAGGCCGATGACAAGGCCCTCACCTCCACGTTCCGCAAGAAGGCGCTGGACCGGCTCGAGGAGGAAGGCCGCGACGTCAACGACGAGAAGACGCTGCGGCTGGCGGTGGGCCGCGAGCGCAAGCTGTGGCTCACCGGCGAGCTGGTGCGCGCCGGCATGGAGCGCGCCCTGCACTGGGGCTGGCCCAACACGTACACGTACACCAAGAGCCTCGGCGAGCAGGTGATGGCCGCCACGCCGGGCCTGCGCTACTCCATCGTGCGCCCCTCCATCGTGGAGAGCGCGATGCACTTCCCCTTCCCCGGGTGGAACGAGGGCTTCACCACCTCGGCGCCGCTGGCGTTCGCCGGCCTCAAGGGGCAGCGCGGCATCCCCGCCGGCCACAGCACCATCCTGGACATCATCCCCGTGGACAAGGTGGCTGGGGCCACCATCGGCATCACCGCCCACGCCCTCACGGTGGAGGAGCGGCGCGTCTACCACCTGGCCTCCGGCGACGAGAACCCGTTCTACGCCAGCCGCTCGGTGGAGCTGGTGGGCCTCTACCGCCGCCGCTACTACCGGCACAAGGAGGGCGGCAACGCGCTGATGAACGCGGTGCGCTCGCGCGTGGAGCCGCAGCCCGTCTCGCGTCAGGCCTTCGAGCGCTTCAGCGCCCCGGCCTTCGTCAAGGGCGCCCAGTTGCTCAAGAAGGTCATCGACGAGGTGCGGCCTACGTGGGGCGCCCCCGGCGTGCAGGCCCTGCTGGATCGGGCCAAGACGAAGCTGGATGACGTGGAGGAGCAGGCCTCCAGCCTGGCCATGCTCATCGAGCTGTTCCTGCCCTTCATCTGGGAGAACCGCTACGTCTTCCGCTGCGACAACACGCGCTCGGTCTACACGCGGATGGCGCACTCGGACCGCGTGAAGATTCCGTGGGACCCCGAGCACATCGACTGGCGGGCCTACTGGCTGGAGACGCACCTGCCCGGCCTGGAGAAGTGGGTGTTCCCCGGCCTGGAGGAGGAGACGCAGAAGCGCACCGTCATCCCCGCGCACCGCGACTTGCTGGAGCTGTTCGAGGCCAGCGTGCATGCGTGGCGGCACCGGGTGGCCTTCCGCATGTTCTCCGACGAGCGGGAGGAGCGCTTCACCTACGGCGAGGCGCACCGCTACGCCTCCCGCGTGGGCAGCGCCCTGCTGCGCTCCGGCGTGAAGCACGGAGACCGGGTGCTGCTGGTGTCGGAGAACCGGCCCGAGTGGGCCATCTCCTACTTCGGCATCCTGCGCGCGGGCGCCACCGTGGTGCCGGTGGACCCGGCGCTCACCGAGGCGGAGGTGGTCAACATCTCCCGCCGCGCCGAGGCCAAGGCGCTGCTCATCTCCGAGCAGGCCTCCGAGGAGTTCCCCGGCCTCATCACCGCGCTCCAGGGCGGCGAGAAGCCTCCGGTCGTCATGAGCCTCGCCGAGGCCATGGCGGGAGACCCCGCCTTCCCGGACCGCATCGGCAAGGTGCGCAAGACGGCCGCCGCGGATGACGTGGCCAGCCTCATCTTCACCTCGGGCACCACGGGCAACCCCAAGGGCGTCATGCTCACCCACCGCAACTTCGCCTCGCTGGTGGCGAAGCTGGCCGGCGCCTTCAACATCGGCGTGGGCGATGGGCTGGTGTCCGTGCTCCCGCTGCACCACACCTTCGAGTTCTCCGCCGGCTTCCTCACCCCGTTCTCGCGCGGCGCGGAGATTACGTACATCGACGAGCTCACCTCGGACCGGCTGGGTGACGTGTTCGAGACGGGCCGCGTAACGGCCATGGTGGGCGTGCCGGCGCTGTGGCAGCTCCTGCACCGCAAGATTACCCAGGAGATGGCCAGCCGCCCGCCGGTGGTGGAGCAGGCCCTCAAGGCGCTGATGGCCTCGCACGGAGAGCTGCGCAACCGCAGCTCGGTGAACCTGGGCAAGCTCCTGTTCTGGCCGGTCCACCGCAAGTTCGGCGGCAAGGTGAAGTTCCTGGTGTCGGGCGGCTCGGCGCTGCCGGACGAGGTCCACAAGGCGTTCCACGCCCTGGGCTTCAACATCACCGAGGGCTATGGCCTCACCGAGGCGGCCCCCGTGCTCGCCGTGGCCGAGCCCACCAACAAGCGCCAGCCGGGCACCGTGGGCAAGCCCCTGCCGGGCATCGAGATCCGCATCGACAGCCCCGACAACGAGGGCATCGGCGAGGTGCTCGCCAAGGGCCCCAACATCATGGCCGGCTACTTCGGGGACCGCGAGTCCACCGAGGCCGTGCTCAAGGAGGGCTGGCTGCACACCGGCGACCTCGGGCGGCTGGATGCCGAGGGGCGCCTGTACCTGGTGGGCCGCAAGAAGGATGTGATCATCGACGCCAACGGGAAGAACGTCTACCCGGACGAGCTCGAGGATCTCTACGGCATCCACACGCATATCAAGGAGCTGTCCATCGTCGGCCTGCCGGACGAGGGCGGCGGCGAGAAGGTCGCCTGCCTCTGCGTGCCCGACTACAAGGAGCGCCCCCGCGAGGAGGTGCGCCGCGAGCTGGAGGAGCACTTCAAGAACGTCAGCGCCGACATGCCCTTCTACCGCCGGGTGAAGGTGCTGCGCTTCTGGGACGGGGAGCTGCCCCGCACCTCCACGCGCAAGGTGAAGCGCAAGCTGGTGGTGGAGGAGCTCAAGCGCCTGGAGCGCCTGGCCTCCAGCACCGAGAAGGCCCGCGAGAAGGTCACCGCCACCGGCGGCGTGAGCGACTGGCTCTACCCCCTCATCGCCGAGGTGGTGAACCGGCCCCTCGCGGACGTGCGCCCCGAGGCCCGCCTCTCGGGAGACCTGGGCTTCGACTCGCTCATGCTCACCGAGCTGTCGGTGGCCCTGGAACAGGCCGGCGTGCCGCTGCCCGCGGTGAATGACTTGACGCAGGTCAACACGGTGGACGACCTGCGCAAGCTCATCGTCGCCTCCGGTCGCAGGCCGGCGGCCGAGGCGCGCGCCAAGGAGATCTCCGAGGACAACAAGCGCTCCGAGGAGATGGAGATCCCCGTGCCGGACCTGGTGGCCAACCTGGGCCGGCAGCTGCTCACCTTCGGGCAGAAGATGCTCTACGGCGGCGCGTTCGACGTGAAGGTGACGGGCAAGCCCTTCGTGCCGCAGAACCGCAACTTCCTCGTCATCGCCAACCACGCCAGCCACCTGGACGCGGGCCTCATCCGCACCGTGCTCGAGGAGCAGGGCCAGAAGCTGGTGGCGCTGGCGGCGCGCGACTACTTCTTCGACACGGCGCTCAAGCGCGCCTACTTCGAGAACTTCACCGACCTCATCCCCATGGACCGGCACGGCAGCCTGCGCGAGTCGCTGCGGCTGGCGGGCGAGTCGCTGCGCATGGGCTACAACCTGCTCATCTTCCCCGAGGGCACCCGCTCGGTGACGGGCGAGCTGCTCGAGTTCAAGCCGACGCTGGGCTACCTGGCGCTCACCTATGAGGTGGACGTGCTGCCGCTCTACCTCAAGGGCACCTTCGAGGCGCTGCCCAAGGGCACCATGTTCCCGAAGTCCAAGGAGCTCGAGGTCCACATCGGGCCGGTGCTGAAGTACTCGGACCTCCGCGCCAAGACGCAGGGCATGGCGCGCTCGGAGAGCTACCGCTACGCCACGCGGCTGGCGGAGGAGGCCATCAAGGCGCTGCGGGCCGGCCGGGTGCTCAACCTGGACGCCGCGGCCACCACGGAGGAGCAGCGGCGCGCGCTGGGCTCCACGGGAGGGCAGGACGCGTGA
- a CDS encoding NAD-dependent epimerase/dehydratase family protein, protein MKLLVTGGTGFLGIHLVPKLLEAGHEVRLIGRTPPTASVLAKAEFVQADLKNREAVKRALEGVEAVYHLAGLVSFQDKDARKMYELHVDATRELVRDVREAGVKRFILASTSGTIAVSKEERVGTEEDDYPITVVGRWPYYLSKIYEEKLTLEYCRKHSIPLVVLNPSLLMGPGDDRLSSTWTVVKFLNKEIPAMPGGGMSFVDVRDAADAFVNALTRGELGGRHLMGVNMSMPDFFDRLARLTGVSAPRLHLPSQANVLGAKLLERWAKLRGTKPLLDPQEVDVGEHFFYLDASKAERELGFRARDPQETLHDTVQYIFTKMPPQNLPGTKGRLSELREGT, encoded by the coding sequence GTGAAGCTGCTCGTGACGGGAGGCACCGGTTTCCTGGGCATCCACCTGGTGCCCAAGCTGCTCGAGGCGGGCCACGAGGTGCGCCTCATCGGCCGCACCCCGCCCACGGCCTCCGTGCTGGCCAAGGCGGAGTTCGTCCAGGCGGACCTGAAGAACCGCGAGGCCGTCAAGCGCGCCCTGGAGGGCGTCGAGGCCGTCTACCACCTGGCGGGGCTCGTCTCCTTCCAGGACAAGGACGCGCGGAAGATGTACGAGCTGCACGTGGACGCCACGCGCGAGCTGGTACGCGACGTGCGCGAGGCCGGGGTGAAGCGCTTCATCCTCGCCTCCACCTCCGGCACCATCGCCGTGTCCAAGGAGGAGCGCGTCGGCACGGAGGAGGACGACTACCCCATCACCGTGGTGGGCCGCTGGCCGTACTACCTCTCGAAGATCTACGAGGAGAAGCTCACCCTGGAGTACTGCCGCAAGCACTCCATCCCCCTGGTGGTGCTCAACCCCAGCCTGCTCATGGGGCCCGGGGATGACCGGCTCTCCTCCACCTGGACGGTGGTGAAGTTCCTCAACAAGGAGATCCCCGCCATGCCCGGCGGCGGCATGTCCTTCGTGGACGTGCGCGACGCGGCGGACGCCTTCGTCAACGCCCTCACGCGCGGCGAGCTGGGCGGCCGCCACCTCATGGGCGTGAACATGTCCATGCCGGACTTCTTCGACCGGCTGGCACGGCTCACCGGCGTGAGCGCCCCCCGGCTCCACCTGCCCTCCCAGGCCAACGTGCTGGGGGCCAAGCTGCTGGAGCGCTGGGCGAAGCTGCGCGGCACCAAGCCCCTGCTGGATCCGCAGGAGGTGGATGTCGGCGAGCACTTCTTCTACCTGGACGCCTCGAAGGCGGAGCGCGAGCTGGGCTTCCGCGCCCGGGACCCGCAGGAGACGCTGCACGACACGGTGCAGTACATCTTCACGAAGATGCCTCCCCAGAACCTTCCGGGCACCAAGGGTCGCCTCTCGGAGCTGCGCGAGGGAACCTGA